A DNA window from Fusobacterium sp. JB019 contains the following coding sequences:
- a CDS encoding undecaprenyl-diphosphate phosphatase translates to MNPFLLVLILGIVEGITEFLPVSSTGHMILVEKFINCPYVSKSFMDNFLIIVQFGAIISVILYFWKDIHPFVKSKDIFKERMSLWSKIIVGVLPAGVIGLLADDYITEFFLGNTFIVALMLILYGIILFFIEDKINKVRKINSMSEISYKIAFIIGFFQCLAMIPGTSRSGATIIGALLLGLSKGVAAEFSFFLAIPTMMGATLLKLMKSGLNFTNLEWELLAVGFIVSFVVAYLVIKWFMGYIKTRTFKLFGVYRIILGTLVIILLNI, encoded by the coding sequence ATGAATCCTTTTTTACTTGTTTTAATTCTTGGGATAGTGGAAGGTATTACTGAATTTTTACCAGTGAGTAGTACTGGGCATATGATATTAGTTGAAAAATTTATAAATTGTCCTTATGTTTCAAAAAGTTTTATGGATAATTTTTTAATAATAGTTCAATTTGGAGCTATTATTTCAGTAATATTATATTTTTGGAAAGATATTCATCCCTTTGTAAAATCCAAAGATATTTTTAAGGAGAGAATGTCTCTTTGGAGCAAAATAATAGTTGGAGTTTTACCAGCGGGAGTAATTGGATTATTAGCAGATGATTATATTACTGAATTTTTTTTAGGAAACACTTTTATAGTTGCTCTGATGTTGATACTTTATGGTATAATTTTATTTTTTATAGAAGACAAGATAAACAAAGTTAGAAAAATTAATTCAATGAGTGAAATATCATATAAGATTGCTTTTATAATTGGTTTTTTTCAATGTTTAGCTATGATTCCAGGAACTTCAAGATCTGGAGCAACAATAATAGGAGCTTTACTTTTAGGTTTATCCAAAGGAGTGGCAGCAGAATTTTCATTTTTCTTAGCTATTCCAACAATGATGGGAGCTACACTTTTGAAATTAATGAAGAGTGGTCTTAATTTTACAAATTTAGAATGGGAATTATTAGCTGTTGGTTTTATAGTTTCCTTTGTAGTTGCTTATCTAGTAATAAAATGGTTTATGGGATACATAAAAACAAGAACATTTAAATTGTTTGGAGTGTATCGTATTATTTTAGGAACTTTAGTTATTATTTTATTGAATATTTAG
- a CDS encoding PilT/PilU family type 4a pilus ATPase yields the protein MTEETFFKIIKKGREIQASDVHLLVGEIPILRVNGNLIKIENYSSLSEEEMEEMLNFILDKEGKNKLELEREIDLSLKDKDGNCRLNIFYEKNKLSIVIRIVKNRIPTLKELNINEKIYDFLDSKQGLLIIAGKSGSGKSTTIASIIEEINKNKACNILTIEDPIEYIFENKESIIRQREIGEDVTDFSSGIKSSLRQDTDIIMVGELRDLESIEMAIVGAETGHLVISTLHTTGAIDTIDRIVSMFSNEKKEFIQRILSTNLIGVIYQEFIENITQDKKTKVPLCEMMYVNKGISNLIRTGRTNQISSFIEVSGRKGILNKKECLKSLYRNDKINNKTYEEYLRKIRREETL from the coding sequence ATGACTGAAGAAACTTTTTTTAAAATTATAAAAAAAGGAAGGGAAATACAAGCTTCAGATGTACATCTTCTCGTTGGAGAAATTCCAATATTAAGAGTTAATGGAAATTTAATAAAAATAGAAAATTATTCTTCTTTATCTGAAGAAGAGATGGAAGAAATGCTAAATTTTATTTTAGATAAAGAGGGAAAAAATAAATTAGAATTAGAAAGAGAAATAGATTTATCTTTGAAGGATAAGGATGGAAATTGTAGATTGAATATTTTTTATGAGAAAAACAAACTATCAATAGTTATAAGGATAGTAAAAAATAGGATACCAACTTTAAAAGAATTAAACATTAATGAAAAAATTTATGATTTTTTAGATTCTAAACAAGGTTTATTAATTATAGCTGGGAAAAGTGGAAGTGGGAAAAGTACAACAATAGCTTCTATTATAGAAGAAATTAATAAAAATAAAGCATGTAATATATTAACTATAGAAGATCCTATAGAGTATATATTTGAAAATAAAGAAAGTATAATAAGACAAAGAGAAATAGGAGAGGATGTAACTGATTTTTCATCAGGAATAAAATCTTCCTTGCGTCAAGATACAGATATAATAATGGTAGGAGAGTTAAGGGATTTAGAAAGTATTGAAATGGCTATAGTAGGAGCAGAAACAGGTCATTTAGTTATATCAACTCTTCATACAACAGGGGCTATAGACACTATAGATAGAATAGTTTCAATGTTTTCAAATGAAAAAAAAGAATTTATTCAAAGGATTTTATCAACAAATTTAATTGGAGTTATTTATCAAGAATTTATAGAAAATATAACTCAAGATAAAAAAACAAAGGTTCCTTTATGTGAAATGATGTATGTGAATAAAGGAATTAGTAATTTAATAAGAACAGGACGTACAAATCAGATTTCTTCTTTCATAGAAGTTAGTGGAAGAAAAGGGATATTAAATAAAAAAGAATGTTTAAAATCTCTTTATAGGAATGATAAAATAAATAATAAAACATATGAAGAATATTTAAGAAAAATAAGAAGAGAAGAAACTTTATAG